A single region of the Vicia villosa cultivar HV-30 ecotype Madison, WI linkage group LG4, Vvil1.0, whole genome shotgun sequence genome encodes:
- the LOC131595363 gene encoding enhancer of mRNA-decapping protein 4-like has product MASSGNPNQNQNQQQQQQQTQFDLQKLFKGPTNQNPLPPISSNLNSSPSFPSPSLSAPPPSSYPTPSSSYPPPTGTYPYHHPHYLPFPNLHHQQQENPLILQHNPQMHAPQRPIFQPPSSSSPSSPHLPASPNPNTTSGARLMALLGTQNPPSNQEASPPVSEFSVSSNPASGSNVASPQSTPTRMLSTKLPKGRHLKGENVVYDIDVKLPGETQPQLEVTPITKYASDPGLVLGRQIAVNRSYICYGLKLGAIRVLNINTALRYLLRGHTQRVSDMAFFAEDVHLLASASTDGRIFIWKINEGPDEEDKPQITGRVILAIQILGESESVHPRVCWHPHKQEILIVAIGNRILKIDTMKAGKGETFSAEEPLKCNIDKLIDGVHLIGKHDDNITELSMCQWMKSRLASASADGTVKIWEERKATPLAVLRPHNGKPVNSVTFLTAPHRPDHIVLVTAGPLNQEVKIWVSGYEEGWLLPSDSESWICVQTLDIRSSSEANPEDVFFNQVVALPRAGLVLLANAKKNTIYAVHIEYGPSPTATRMDYISEFIVTMPILSLIGTSDSLPDGDHLVQIYCVQTQAIQQYGLNLSQCLPPPLDNVEIEKTEPSVSRAWDGSTDLETVNTQQVLMSTSENVVNLSSDVHGLPEASVSDTEVKPNDLSSHNGFEHVHAAPPPLPPSPRLSRRLSGSKSSSNILGTSSTSAADHGNEPTNIDSSAEQRVESEKDNVADVPAPSDNLQESDKVVQNDVSDSPTIFKHPTHLVTPSEIFSKSALSSANSNTSQGMNVQDVAHGDAEKSEVEVKVVGENETGSNQENTEYDRDRGSLPDVAEKKEKLFHSQASDLGIRIARDTYNIEGVRQADRDSYNIKGVRQADRDTYNIEGDLQADSNNTIEAPDRDTYNIEGVLQDTNKEAPVNIKESEAVAATSQPPAPSTKGKKQKGKGSQVSGTSSASPSPFNSADSANDQGGNTGGSSTESTLPQLSSMQEMMGQLLSMQKEMQKQMNVMVSAPVTKEGKRLEGSLGRSMEKVVKANADALWARIQEENAKQEKLERDHVQQMTNMISNYINKDMSSLLEKIIKKEISSIGTTITRSLSQNIEKAITTAVNESFQKGVGDKAMNQLEKSVSSKLEATVARQIQVQFQTTGKQVLQEALRTSVEATLVPAFEKSCKAMFEQIDGTFQNGLLNHTNAIQQQYDSTHSPLAITLRETINSASSITQTLSGQLADGQRKLLEMVANSKVAADPFVAQINNGLHEMTEDPTKELSRLINERKFEEAFTGALHRSDVSIVSWLCSQAGLTGILSMTPMPLSQGVLLSLLQQLSCDINTDTPRKLQWMTDVAAAIDPEDTRIAAHVRPILDQVYRTLGHHRSLPTNSPSEASTIRLLMHVINSVLLSCKPLQRMS; this is encoded by the exons ATGGCTTCTTCTGGAAatccaaatcaaaatcaaaatcaacagcaacaacaacaacaaacccaATTTGATTTGCAGAAACTTTTCAAAGGACCAACCAATCAAAATCCTCTACCACCAATTTCATCAAATTTAAACTCTTCTCCTTCTTTCCCTTCACCTTCACTTTCTGCACCCCCTCCTTCTTCTTACCCTACCCCCTCTTCATCATACCCTCCACCAACTGGTACTTACCCTTATCATCATCCTCACTATCTCCCTTTTCCaaatcttcatcatcaacaacaagaaaACCCTCTTATCCTTCAACACAACCCTCAAATGCATGCACCTCAAAGACCCATTTTTCAACccccttcttcttcctctcctTCCTCACCCCACCTTCCTGCATCTCCGAATCCGAATACTACCTCTGGTGCACGCTTAATGGCTTTGTTGGGCACACAAAACCCTCCTTCAAATCAAGAAGCTTCACCACCAGTTTCTGAATTTTCAGTGTCATCAAACCCTGCTTCGGGTTCGAATGTGGCAAGTCCTCAGTCTACACCTACGAGGATGCTGAGCACAAAGCTTCCAAAGGGTAGGCATTTGAAAGGAGAGAATGTTGTTTATGATATTGATGTTAAGTTGCCAGGGGAAACGCAGCCCCAGCTTGAGGTTACCCCAATTACGAAGTATGCATCTGATCCTGGCCTTGTGCTTGGGAGACAAATTGCGGTGAATAGATCTTATATATGCTATGGACTCAAGCTTGGTGCGATTCGGGTTCTTAATATCAATACTGCATTGAGATATTTGCTTCGAGGTCATACTCAG AGAGTATCTGACATGGCTTTCTTCGCTGAGGATGTTCACCTGTTAGCCAG TGCTAGCACTGATGGGAGAATTTTTATATGGAAAATCAATGAGGGCCCTGATGAGGAAGATAAGCCTCAAATTACTGGAAGAGTTATCCTAGCCATTCAGATATTAGGAGAGAGTGAGTCAGTTCATCCGCGAGTATGCTGGCATCCCCATAAACAA GAGATTTTAATTGTTGCTATTGGAAACCGGATCCTCAAAATCGACACTATGAAAGCTGGAAAGGGTGAAACTTTTTCTGCAGAGGAGCCTCTCAAATGTAACATTGATAAGTTGATTGATGGCGTGCACCTTATCGGTAAGCATGACGACAATATCACTGAGTTGTCAATGTGCCAATGGATGAAGAGTCGATTAGCTTCAGCATCAGCAGATGGTACG GTCAAGATATGGGAAGAACGTAAGGCAACACCACTTGCTGTTTTAAGACCACATAATGGTAAACCTGTTAATTCTGTGACGTTCTTAACTGCTCCTCACCGCCCAGACCACATCGTCCTTGTCACAGCG GGGCCGCTAAATCAGGAAGTGAAGATATGGGTATCTGGTTACGAGGAAGGCTGGTTATTGCCTAGTGATTCTGAATCATGGATTTGTGTTCAGACTTTGGATATAAGAAGTTCTTCTGAAGCCAACCCTGAGGATGTATTCTTCAATCAAGTTGTAGCGCTGCCTCGCGCTGGTTTGGTTTTGCTAGCAAATGCCAAGAAAAACACAATTTATGCTGTGCATATAGAGTATGGACCCAGTCCAACTGCTACTCGCATGGATTATATTTCCGAGTTCATAGTCACAATGCCTATACTAAGCCTTATCGGAACTAGTGATAGTTTACCGGATGGAGATCATCTTGTGCAGATATATTGTGTCCAAACACAAGCTATTCAACAGTACGGACTCAATTTATCACAATGTTTGCCTCCACCACTGGACAATGTTGAGATTGAAAAAACAGAACCGAGTGTATCTCGTGCTTGGGATGGATCTACTGATCTGGAAACTGTTAACACACAGCAAGTTCTTATGAGCACTTCTGAAAATGTCGTGAATTTGTCTTCGGATGTTCATGGTTTGCCCGAAGCTTCAGTATCAGATACTGAGGTCAAGCCAAATGATTTATCTTCTCATAATGGTTTTGAACATGTCCACGCTGCTCCACCTCCACTTCCTCCGAGTCCAAGACTGTCTCGCAGGTTATCTGGTTCCAAAAGTTCTTCTAATATTTTAGGGACCAGCTCAACAAGTGCCGCTGATCACGGCAATGAGCCAACAAATATTGATTCTTCTGCAGAACAAAGGGTAGAGTCTGAAAAAGATAATGTGGCCGATGTGCCTGCACCGAGTGACAATTTGCAAGAAAGTGACAAAGTTGTACAAAATGATGTTTCTGATAGCCCTACAATATTTAAACACCCAACTCATTTGGTAACTCCATCTGAGATATTCTCTAAATCTGCTTTATCTTCTGCTaattctaatacctctcaaggtATGAATGTTCAAGATGTGGCACATGGTGATGCAGAAAAATCAGAAGTAGAGGTTAAAGTAGTGGGTGAGAATGAGACAGGTTCTAATCAAGAAAACACCGAGTATGACAGAGACAGAGGCTCACTCCCCGATGTTGCTGAGAAGAAAGAGAAGCTATTCCATTCTCAGGCTTCTGATCTTGGCATTCGGATCGCCAGAGACACCTATAATATCGAGGGAGTTCGTCAGGCTGATAGAGACTCCTATAATATCAAGGGAGTTCGTCAAGCTGATAGAGACACCTATAATATCGAGGGAGATCTTCAAGCTGATAGTAATAATACTATTGAAGCACCTGATAGAGACACCTATAATATTGAGGGAGTTCTTCAAGACACAAATAAGGAGGCACCTGTAAACATCAAGGAATCTGAAGCTGTGGCTGCAACTTCGCAGCCTCCAGCACCTTCCACAAAAGGTAAAAAACAGAAAGGTAAAGGCTCTCAAGTGTCTGGAACATCTTCCGCTTCTCCTAGCCCTTTTAACTCCGCGGATTCGGCTAATGATCAAGGTGGAAATACAGGAGGCTCTTCCACGGAGTCTACTTTACCACAATTATCTTCTATGCAAGAGATGATGGGCCAG CTATTAAGCATGCAAAAAGAAATGCAGAAGCAGATGAATGTGATGGTTTCGGCCCCGGTTACTAAAGAAGGCAAAAGATTAGAAGGCTCGTTGGGTAGAAGCATGGAGAAGGTAGTCAAGGCTAATGCCGATGCTTTGTGGGCTCGCATACAAGAAGAAAATGCAAAGCAAGAGAAACTAGAGCGAGACCATGTGCAGCAAATGACAAATATGATCTCCAATTACATAAACAAGGATATGTCATCTCTATTGGAGAAAATCATCAAGAAGGAAATATCTTCAATTGGAACAACCATTACTCGTTCACTTAGTCAAAATATAGAGAAAGCAATAACAACAGCCGTTAACGAGTCATTCCAG AAGGGGGTGGGAGACAAAGCAATGAATCAACTAGAAAAGTCAGTAAGTTCAAAACTTGAAGCTACGGTGGCTAGGCAGATACAAGTACAATTTCAAACTACTGGCAAGCAGGTTCTTCAG GAAGCACTTAGGACTAGTGTTGAAGCTACATTAGTTCCTGCTTTTGAGAAGTCTTGCAAAGCTATGTTTGAGCAAATTGATGGCACATTTCAGAATGGACTTTTGAACCATACAAATGCTATTCAACAGCAGTATGATTCTACTCATTCTCCGCTTGCCATCACTTTGAGG GAAACAATTAATTCAGCATCATCGATCACTCAAACTTTGAGCGGGCAATTGGCTGATGGCCAACGTAAACTGTTGGAAATGGTAGCGAACTCCAAAGTGGCTGCCGATCCTTTTGTAGCACAAATCAACAACGGCTTGCATGAGATG ACCGAGGATCCTACCAAAGAACTATCAAGGTTAATAAATGAGCGGAAATTCGAGGAAGCATTTACTGGAGCTCTTCATAGAAGCGACGTTTCAATAGTTTCTTGGTTATGTTCTCAG GCTGGTTTAACTGGTATATTGTCGATGACACCGATGCCATTAAGCCAAGGAGTACTTTTATCTCTTCTACAACAATTATCCTGTGACATCAATACAGACACACCGAGAAAATTGCAATGGATGACAGATGTGGCTGCTGCTATAGACCCGGAAGATACAAGGATTGCAGCGCACGTGCGGCCAATACTGGATCAAGTGTACCGTACACTAGGCCATCATCGTAGTTTACCAACTAATTCCCCTTCAGAAGCTAGCACAATCCGCCTTCTCATGCATGTCATAAACTCAGTGTTGTTGAGCTGTAAACCTTTGCAGAGAATGTCTTGA